Proteins encoded within one genomic window of Conchiformibius steedae:
- the brnQ gene encoding branched-chain amino acid transport system II carrier protein codes for MNGNTHKSAFVATGLMLFALFFGAGNLIFPAFMGQQAGSNVFTAMAGFLLTGAGLPLLGVIAVGYSGSRDVQEMASRVAPWFGVAFAVSLYLAIGPLFATPRTATVSFGIGVEPFLNLEGLDEKVAAFWKAIALAGFTLVFFALSYWLAVSPGKLVERIGKILTPALLVSIAVLVGYAALAPMGAPPAPDEAYQQNVFAKGMIEGYGTMDALASLVFAIIVIEAVRGMGVSDKKQILSLTTRAGLVAAGCLAVVYVFIAYMGATSVAGIQMQESGAAVLAKSAEHYFGGTGKVLLAIIVFLACLSTSVGLITACGEYFNRLLPEITYHQWVVVFTLVSLVFANFGLSNLIKYSVPVLMLLYPLTVALIALVFLHNLFGGQRLVYVTTMLFTLPMALFSGLKTLHEMLKGPKDALIMQWDASLKGALPLHESGLGWVLPALAGLIIGMLIARMIGKKA; via the coding sequence ATGAACGGCAATACCCACAAATCGGCTTTCGTGGCAACGGGGCTGATGCTGTTCGCCCTGTTTTTCGGGGCGGGCAATTTGATTTTTCCCGCTTTTATGGGGCAGCAGGCAGGCAGCAATGTGTTTACCGCCATGGCGGGTTTTTTGCTGACGGGCGCGGGTTTGCCGCTGCTGGGTGTGATTGCGGTGGGCTATTCCGGCTCGCGCGACGTGCAGGAAATGGCTTCGCGGGTTGCGCCGTGGTTTGGTGTGGCGTTTGCGGTGTCGCTGTATTTGGCAATCGGACCGTTGTTTGCCACTCCGCGCACAGCAACAGTGTCATTCGGCATCGGTGTTGAGCCATTTTTGAATTTGGAAGGTTTGGACGAAAAAGTCGCTGCCTTTTGGAAAGCAATCGCATTGGCAGGGTTTACGCTGGTGTTTTTTGCCCTGTCGTACTGGTTGGCGGTGTCCCCTGGTAAGCTGGTGGAGCGTATCGGCAAAATCTTAACCCCCGCGCTGCTGGTATCCATTGCCGTTTTGGTGGGTTATGCCGCACTCGCCCCGATGGGCGCACCGCCTGCTCCTGACGAAGCCTATCAGCAAAACGTATTTGCCAAAGGTATGATTGAAGGCTACGGTACCATGGACGCACTGGCATCGCTGGTGTTTGCCATTATTGTGATTGAAGCGGTGCGCGGCATGGGCGTATCTGATAAAAAACAAATTTTAAGCCTGACCACCCGTGCAGGTTTGGTGGCGGCGGGCTGCTTGGCGGTGGTGTATGTGTTTATCGCCTATATGGGCGCGACCAGCGTAGCAGGCATTCAGATGCAGGAAAGCGGCGCGGCGGTGTTGGCAAAAAGTGCCGAACATTATTTCGGTGGCACGGGCAAAGTGCTGTTGGCGATTATTGTGTTTTTGGCGTGTTTGTCCACTTCAGTAGGTTTGATTACCGCTTGCGGCGAATACTTTAACCGCTTGTTGCCCGAAATTACCTATCATCAATGGGTGGTGGTGTTTACACTGGTGTCGCTGGTGTTTGCCAATTTTGGTTTGAGCAACCTGATTAAATATTCCGTTCCCGTGCTGATGCTGCTGTATCCGCTGACGGTGGCACTGATTGCCTTGGTGTTTTTGCACAATCTCTTTGGTGGACAACGGTTGGTGTATGTGACCACCATGCTGTTTACCTTGCCGATGGCATTGTTTAGCGGATTGAAAACCCTGCACGAAATGCTGAAAGGTCCGAAAGATGCGCTGATAATGCAATGGGACGCATCGCTTAAAGGTGCGCTGCCGCTGCACGAATCGGGCTTGGGCTGGGTATTGCCCGCGCTGGCAGGTCTGATTATCGGTATGTTGATTGCCCGCATGATTGGCAAAAAAGCCTGA
- a CDS encoding acetate kinase: MSEKLILVLNCGSSSLKGAVIDSSNGDVLLSCLAEKLNLPDAFITFKINGEKERSELADEPNHTGAVGALLQELKKHGLDSRIAAIGHRVVMGGEAYSESVLIDDKVIDVIEQCSPLAPLHNPANLLGIRAAQAIFSGLPNVAVFDTSFHQTMPAHAYTYAVPRKYYREQGVRRYGFHGTSYRFVADETARFLGKDKKDLRMVIAHLGNGASVAAIANGESKDTSMGLTPLEGLVMGTRAGDLDAGVLPYLAQSTGMDIQQLSDMLNKQSGLLGISELSNDCRAIEEAAEQGHEGALLALEVFSYRLAKYVAAMAVAAGGLDALVFTGGIGENSSLIRAKVVNYCTFLGLQLDEEKNLAARFGNAGVITADNGGAVAVVIPTNEELMIAQDTARLSGI; this comes from the coding sequence ATGTCGGAAAAACTGATTTTGGTTTTAAACTGCGGCAGCTCGTCGCTGAAAGGCGCAGTGATTGACAGCAGCAACGGCGATGTGCTGTTAAGCTGCTTGGCAGAAAAACTCAATCTGCCCGATGCTTTTATTACTTTTAAAATCAATGGTGAAAAAGAACGCTCGGAATTGGCGGACGAGCCCAACCACACGGGCGCAGTAGGCGCATTGCTGCAAGAATTGAAAAAACACGGTTTGGACAGCCGCATCGCCGCCATCGGTCATCGCGTGGTAATGGGTGGCGAAGCCTACAGCGAATCGGTATTGATTGACGATAAAGTGATTGACGTAATTGAACAGTGCAGCCCGCTTGCGCCGCTGCACAATCCCGCCAACCTGCTGGGTATCCGCGCCGCACAAGCCATTTTCAGCGGTCTGCCGAATGTGGCGGTGTTTGACACCTCTTTCCACCAAACCATGCCCGCTCACGCCTACACTTACGCCGTTCCGCGCAAATACTACCGCGAACAAGGCGTGCGCCGTTACGGTTTCCACGGCACCAGCTACCGTTTTGTTGCCGATGAAACCGCGCGTTTCTTGGGTAAAGACAAAAAAGATTTGCGTATGGTGATTGCCCACTTGGGTAACGGCGCATCGGTTGCCGCCATTGCCAACGGCGAATCTAAAGACACCAGCATGGGCTTGACCCCGCTGGAAGGCTTGGTGATGGGTACTCGCGCAGGCGATTTGGATGCGGGCGTTCTGCCTTATCTGGCGCAAAGCACAGGCATGGACATTCAGCAATTAAGCGATATGTTGAACAAACAAAGCGGTTTGCTGGGGATTTCCGAATTGTCTAACGACTGCCGTGCTATTGAAGAAGCGGCGGAACAAGGTCATGAAGGCGCATTGTTGGCATTGGAAGTGTTCTCTTACCGTTTGGCGAAATATGTGGCGGCAATGGCAGTGGCAGCAGGCGGTTTGGATGCGCTGGTGTTTACCGGTGGCATCGGCGAAAACTCTTCGCTGATTCGTGCCAAAGTGGTGAACTACTGTACCTTCTTGGGCTTGCAGCTGGACGAAGAGAAAAACTTGGCAGCGCGTTTTGGCAATGCAGGCGTGATTACTGCTGACAACGGCGGTGCAGTAGCGGTGGTTATTCCCACCAATGAAGAACTGATGATTGCACAGGATACTGCGCGTTTGTCGGGAATCTAA
- the argG gene encoding argininosuccinate synthase, translating to MTHTILQNLPVGKKVGIAFSGGLDTSAALLWMKLKGAQPYAYTANLGQPDEDDYNAIPAKAKQYGAVEARLIDCRRQLVHEGIAAIQCGAFHVATGGVPYFNTTPLGRAVTGTMLVAAMQQDDVHIWGDGSTYKGNDIERFYRYGLMTNPALKIYKPWLDQQFIDELGGRQEMSEFLIASGFDYKMSVEKAYSTDSNLLGATHEAKDLEFLNSSVKIVKPIMGVAFWDENVAIKAETVSVRFEEGVPVALNDNSFDNPVELMLEANRIGGRHGLGMSDQIENRIIEAKSRGIYEAPGMALLHIAYERLVTGIHNEDTIEQYRINGLCLGRLLYQGRWFDPQALMLRETAQRWVAKAITGEVTLELRRGNDYSLLNTESPNLTYAPERLSMEKVENAAFTPLDRIGQLTMRNLDISDTRAKLGVYSQTGLIGTGDNALLPQLDK from the coding sequence ATGACCCACACCATTTTGCAAAACCTGCCTGTCGGCAAAAAAGTCGGCATCGCCTTTTCGGGCGGTTTGGACACATCTGCCGCGCTGCTGTGGATGAAGCTCAAAGGCGCACAGCCCTACGCCTACACCGCCAATCTCGGTCAGCCCGATGAAGACGACTACAACGCCATTCCCGCCAAAGCCAAACAATACGGCGCAGTAGAAGCCCGTTTGATTGACTGCCGCCGCCAACTGGTGCATGAAGGCATCGCCGCCATTCAATGCGGCGCGTTTCACGTTGCCACCGGCGGCGTGCCTTATTTCAACACCACCCCGCTGGGTCGTGCCGTAACAGGCACCATGCTGGTTGCCGCCATGCAGCAGGACGACGTGCATATTTGGGGCGACGGCAGCACCTACAAAGGCAACGACATCGAGCGTTTCTACCGCTACGGCTTAATGACCAATCCCGCCTTAAAAATCTACAAACCGTGGCTGGACCAACAATTTATTGACGAATTGGGCGGACGTCAGGAAATGTCCGAATTTCTGATTGCCAGCGGCTTTGACTACAAAATGTCAGTAGAAAAAGCCTATTCCACCGATTCCAACCTGCTTGGTGCCACCCACGAAGCCAAAGATTTGGAATTTCTCAACAGCAGTGTCAAAATTGTCAAGCCCATTATGGGTGTCGCGTTTTGGGACGAAAACGTCGCCATCAAAGCCGAAACCGTTAGCGTGCGTTTTGAAGAAGGCGTACCCGTTGCCCTAAACGACAACAGCTTCGACAACCCCGTGGAACTGATGTTGGAAGCCAACCGCATCGGCGGACGGCACGGCTTGGGCATGAGCGACCAAATTGAAAACCGCATTATTGAAGCCAAATCGCGCGGCATTTACGAAGCCCCCGGTATGGCATTGCTGCACATTGCTTACGAACGTTTGGTAACAGGCATTCACAACGAAGACACCATCGAGCAATACCGCATCAACGGCTTGTGCCTCGGACGTTTGCTGTATCAAGGACGCTGGTTTGACCCACAAGCACTGATGCTGCGCGAAACCGCCCAACGTTGGGTTGCCAAAGCCATTACAGGCGAAGTTACATTAGAGCTGCGCCGTGGCAACGACTATTCATTGTTGAATACCGAATCGCCCAACCTGACCTATGCGCCCGAACGTTTGAGCATGGAAAAAGTGGAAAACGCCGCCTTTACCCCGCTGGACCGCATCGGACAATTAACCATGCGTAATCTGGACATCAGCGACACCCGCGCCAAATTGGGCGTGTATTCGCAAACAGGCTTAATCGGCACAGGCGACAACGCACTGCTGCCGCAGTTGGACAAATAA
- a CDS encoding TrkH family potassium uptake protein: MHKLLPIFHVLSKFNLLFALLTLLPAVVSQLYGDGTLPAFALTALVLTVWSLVMRFLTYRHQRELKPRDGFTLVVLLWLMFAAAAAMPFYLYFYPTLKFTDAFFEAMSGLTTTGATVFGNLDKLAPALNFWRHMLNWLGGMGLIVLAVAVLPMLGVGGTQLFKAEIPGIQKDNKTAPRISQTAKRLWLVYLGFTVLTCLALRAAGMSWFDAVCHAMAVFSLGGFSTHDSSIAHFDSTAVEGVIMLATLAGGINFANHFAAISQRSLRSYWRDEEVRTMLFLLCSSIVCASLYLAFKGFYRLDEAFRFVAFNYVSIGMASGFANADFAQWPLIVSLWMFFLSNILAGTGSMGGGIKLARGLVLAKFSLRETTLLLHPNAVRTVKVNGSRVSERVAMAVMAFIFVYFATVVVFTFALMMSGLDLITALTATVACITNAGPGLGSVGPAQNYAALSDMQKWLCMAVMLLGRLEIFTVFVLFTPGYWKK; this comes from the coding sequence ATGCACAAACTGCTGCCGATTTTTCACGTTTTATCCAAATTCAACCTGCTGTTTGCCCTGCTTACGCTGTTGCCCGCTGTGGTGTCGCAATTGTACGGCGACGGCACACTGCCCGCATTTGCGCTGACTGCGCTGGTGCTGACGGTATGGTCGCTGGTGATGCGTTTTTTAACTTACCGACACCAGCGCGAACTTAAACCGCGTGACGGTTTCACGCTGGTGGTGCTGCTGTGGCTGATGTTTGCCGCCGCTGCCGCCATGCCGTTTTACCTGTATTTTTATCCCACGCTCAAATTTACCGATGCCTTTTTTGAAGCCATGAGCGGGCTGACCACCACAGGCGCAACCGTATTTGGCAACTTGGACAAACTCGCCCCTGCCCTAAATTTTTGGCGGCACATGCTTAATTGGTTGGGCGGAATGGGTTTGATTGTGCTGGCGGTTGCGGTGCTGCCGATGTTGGGCGTGGGGGGAACGCAGTTGTTTAAAGCCGAAATCCCCGGTATTCAAAAAGACAATAAAACCGCCCCGCGCATTTCCCAAACCGCCAAACGGCTGTGGCTGGTGTATTTGGGTTTTACCGTATTGACCTGTTTGGCATTACGCGCTGCAGGCATGAGCTGGTTTGATGCCGTGTGCCACGCCATGGCGGTGTTTTCTTTGGGCGGATTTTCCACCCACGACAGCAGCATCGCCCATTTTGATTCTACTGCTGTGGAAGGCGTGATTATGCTGGCAACGCTGGCAGGCGGCATCAATTTTGCCAACCACTTTGCCGCCATCAGCCAACGTTCCCTACGCAGCTACTGGCGCGATGAAGAAGTGCGTACCATGTTGTTTTTGCTGTGCAGCAGCATCGTCTGCGCCAGCCTGTATCTGGCGTTTAAAGGCTTTTACCGTTTGGACGAGGCCTTCCGTTTTGTGGCGTTTAACTATGTTTCCATCGGCATGGCAAGCGGGTTCGCCAACGCCGATTTTGCCCAATGGCCTTTAATTGTTTCTTTGTGGATGTTTTTTCTGTCCAATATTTTGGCGGGAACAGGCTCGATGGGCGGCGGCATCAAATTGGCACGCGGTTTGGTGTTGGCAAAATTTTCCCTGCGCGAAACCACGCTGCTGCTGCACCCCAACGCCGTGCGTACCGTGAAAGTAAACGGCAGCCGTGTCAGCGAACGGGTGGCGATGGCGGTGATGGCGTTTATTTTTGTGTATTTTGCCACCGTGGTGGTGTTTACTTTTGCGCTGATGATGTCGGGTTTGGACTTGATTACCGCGCTCACGGCAACCGTGGCGTGCATCACCAACGCAGGACCAGGTTTGGGTTCGGTCGGACCCGCGCAAAACTACGCTGCCCTATCCGATATGCAAAAATGGCTGTGTATGGCAGTGATGCTACTGGGACGTTTGGAAATTTTTACCGTATTTGTGCTGTTTACCCCCGGATATTGGAAAAAATAA
- a CDS encoding MIP/aquaporin family protein, with protein MNPFTAEVIGTALMILLGNGVVAGCVLKNTKIGTGGGWMVITTAWAFAVYAAVVVAGPASGAHLNPAVSIGLATAGLFEWAKVPMYIVAQFIGAMLGAGLVWLFYADHFAITDDEGAKRACFCTEPAIRNLPRNFMNEVVGAFVLLFVIYYLVGNGEITLPQQSQATPIGLGSLGALPVAILVWVIGLSLGSTTGYAINPARDGGPRMVLTLLGKKLGGVKPDWQYGIIPLTAPIVGAVLAGLLFLCLK; from the coding sequence ATGAATCCGTTTACCGCAGAAGTAATTGGCACCGCCCTGATGATTTTACTCGGCAACGGTGTAGTAGCAGGCTGTGTGTTGAAAAACACCAAAATCGGCACGGGCGGCGGCTGGATGGTGATTACCACCGCTTGGGCGTTTGCCGTGTATGCGGCGGTGGTGGTGGCTGGTCCTGCTTCGGGGGCGCATCTGAATCCCGCCGTCAGCATCGGCTTGGCAACCGCAGGGCTGTTTGAGTGGGCGAAAGTGCCGATGTACATTGTGGCGCAGTTTATCGGTGCGATGTTGGGTGCGGGTTTGGTGTGGCTGTTTTACGCCGACCACTTCGCCATCACCGACGATGAAGGCGCAAAACGTGCCTGTTTCTGCACCGAGCCTGCCATCCGCAATCTGCCACGCAATTTTATGAATGAAGTGGTGGGCGCGTTTGTGCTGCTGTTTGTGATTTACTATCTGGTCGGCAACGGCGAAATTACCCTGCCGCAACAAAGCCAAGCCACACCCATCGGTTTGGGTTCGCTGGGGGCGTTGCCCGTAGCCATTTTGGTGTGGGTGATTGGTTTGAGCTTGGGCAGCACCACGGGCTATGCCATCAACCCCGCCCGTGACGGCGGTCCGCGTATGGTATTGACGCTGTTGGGTAAAAAACTCGGCGGCGTCAAACCCGATTGGCAATACGGCATTATTCCGCTGACTGCGCCGATTGTGGGCGCGGTATTGGCGGGACTGTTGTTTTTGTGTTTAAAATAA
- the glpK gene encoding glycerol kinase GlpK: MPKYIISLDQGTTSSRAIVFDHAGSVINVAQKDFPQYFPEPGWVEHDPHEIWSSQVSVLSEVIAKTDIPADEIAAVGITNQRETTMVWDRHTGEPIANAIVWQDRRTARFCDTLKEPYGELIRHKTGLVIDAYFSASKIRWLLDNVAGAREKAERGELAFGTVDTWLLWKLTGGKVHVTDPSNASRTMLFNIRDMAWDDELLQLFNIPRSLLPEVKSSSEVYGYVDSRFISGGKVPIAGIAGDQQAALFGQMCTEKGMVKNTYGTGCFLLMNTGSEVVESQNNLLSTVAWQIGGETTYALEGGVFVGGAAVQWVRDGLRLVRTSDAINSLAETVEDNGGVYFVPCLAGMGAPYWDQYARGTIMGITRGTTDGHIARATLEGIALQVFDIVKAMEKDVGASTKEFRVDGGASASDLLMQIQADVFQFDTVRPKILETTALGAAYLAGLAVGFWKDTAEIAQQWQKDRVFQPEMSAERAAHVLHYWHKAVKAAQNWIEE; this comes from the coding sequence ATGCCCAAATACATTATTTCACTTGACCAAGGCACCACCTCATCACGCGCCATTGTTTTTGACCACGCAGGTTCGGTTATCAATGTCGCCCAAAAAGACTTCCCCCAATACTTCCCCGAACCGGGCTGGGTGGAACACGACCCGCACGAAATTTGGAGTTCGCAGGTTTCCGTGTTGAGCGAAGTCATCGCCAAAACCGATATTCCCGCCGATGAAATCGCTGCCGTAGGCATTACCAACCAGCGCGAAACCACCATGGTGTGGGACAGACACACGGGCGAACCGATTGCCAACGCCATTGTGTGGCAGGACCGCCGCACCGCGCGTTTTTGCGACACGCTGAAAGAGCCTTATGGCGAGCTGATTCGCCACAAAACAGGCTTGGTGATTGACGCTTATTTTTCTGCCAGCAAAATCCGCTGGTTGCTGGACAATGTAGCAGGCGCGCGCGAAAAAGCCGAGCGCGGAGAACTGGCATTCGGTACGGTAGATACTTGGCTGCTGTGGAAGCTGACGGGCGGAAAAGTACACGTTACCGACCCCAGCAACGCCAGCCGTACCATGTTGTTTAATATCCGCGACATGGCGTGGGACGATGAACTGCTGCAACTGTTTAATATTCCGCGTTCGCTGTTGCCCGAAGTCAAATCCAGCAGCGAGGTTTACGGCTATGTGGATTCGCGCTTTATCAGTGGCGGCAAAGTACCGATTGCAGGCATTGCGGGCGACCAGCAAGCCGCTTTGTTCGGGCAGATGTGTACCGAAAAAGGCATGGTGAAAAACACTTACGGCACAGGCTGTTTCCTGCTGATGAACACAGGCAGCGAAGTGGTGGAATCGCAAAACAACCTGCTTTCTACCGTGGCATGGCAAATCGGCGGCGAAACCACGTACGCGCTGGAAGGCGGCGTATTTGTCGGCGGTGCGGCGGTGCAGTGGGTGCGTGACGGCTTGCGCTTGGTGCGTACTTCTGATGCCATCAACAGCTTGGCGGAAACGGTGGAAGACAACGGCGGCGTGTATTTTGTGCCGTGTTTGGCGGGCATGGGCGCACCTTATTGGGACCAATACGCACGCGGTACGATTATGGGCATCACCCGCGGCACCACAGACGGACACATCGCTCGCGCCACTTTGGAAGGCATCGCCCTGCAAGTGTTTGATATTGTGAAAGCGATGGAAAAAGACGTAGGCGCATCCACCAAAGAATTCCGTGTGGACGGCGGCGCCAGCGCCAGCGACCTGCTGATGCAGATTCAGGCAGACGTGTTCCAATTTGATACCGTGCGCCCGAAAATCTTGGAAACCACCGCTTTGGGCGCAGCGTATTTGGCGGGTTTGGCGGTCGGCTTCTGGAAAGACACCGCAGAAATCGCCCAGCAATGGCAAAAAGACCGCGTGTTCCAACCCGAAATGAGTGCGGAACGCGCCGCCCATGTGCTGCATTACTGGCATAAAGCCGTTAAAGCGGCACAAAACTGGATTGAAGAGTAA
- a CDS encoding glycerol-3-phosphate dehydrogenase/oxidase produces the protein MNRNEMLARLNAQQTWDVVVIGGGATGLGVALDAVTRGFTTLLLEAHDFAKGTSSRSTKLLHGGVRYLAQGNLPLVMEALRERGRLARNAPHLFHAQPFIIPSPNTCKSAYYMAGLWLYDRLAGKLGIGRTRYLGYGETASRLPAVRAEKRASGVCYFDGQFDDARLALSLARSIADHGGTVLNHCAVTALDKNDAGKICGVRCRDTLGGGEYTVSAKCVVNAAGAFTADVLAWDDAAAAPRILLSQGIHLVLDGDFLAGTDALMVPETSDGRVLFAIPWHGKLLAGTTDTPVPAADYEPKPLAEEVQFILDTLGEYLSRAPTAADVKSVFAGLRPLVKPADSGQSSKEVSRSHQVEISASGLVNIFGGKWTTYRQMAQDGIDKAIAHGLLPAAACRTENLPLHGAAGAKESFGQSRLSVYGGEAEQITALEQSDAQLAQTLHPAHPYTYAQVQWALEHEAAHSLEDVLARRIRLLFLDAAAAAECAPAVARFIGERLGWDEAKVHSETEQFRALAQQYLL, from the coding sequence ATGAATAGAAATGAGATGCTGGCGCGTTTAAACGCGCAACAAACATGGGATGTGGTGGTGATCGGCGGCGGCGCAACGGGTTTGGGCGTGGCGTTGGATGCCGTTACCCGTGGTTTTACCACCCTGCTGCTGGAAGCCCACGATTTTGCCAAAGGCACGTCCAGCCGTTCCACCAAGCTACTACACGGCGGTGTGCGTTATTTGGCACAAGGCAATCTGCCTTTGGTAATGGAAGCCCTGCGCGAACGCGGACGCTTGGCGCGTAACGCCCCGCACCTGTTTCACGCCCAACCGTTTATTATCCCCAGCCCCAACACCTGCAAAAGTGCCTACTATATGGCGGGCTTGTGGCTGTACGACCGTTTGGCGGGCAAATTGGGCATCGGGCGCACCCGTTATTTGGGCTATGGCGAAACCGCTTCACGCCTGCCTGCGGTACGCGCCGAAAAACGCGCTTCGGGCGTGTGCTATTTTGACGGACAATTTGACGATGCCCGTTTGGCATTATCCTTGGCACGCAGCATTGCCGACCACGGTGGCACAGTATTAAACCATTGCGCGGTTACCGCTTTAGACAAAAACGATGCAGGCAAAATCTGCGGCGTGCGTTGCCGCGACACACTCGGCGGCGGCGAATATACTGTATCCGCCAAATGTGTGGTGAATGCAGCGGGCGCGTTTACCGCCGATGTGCTGGCGTGGGACGATGCCGCTGCTGCGCCGCGCATTTTGCTCAGTCAGGGCATTCATTTGGTATTGGACGGCGACTTTTTGGCTGGCACAGACGCGCTGATGGTGCCTGAAACCAGCGATGGGCGCGTGTTGTTCGCCATTCCGTGGCATGGCAAGCTGTTGGCAGGCACGACGGATACCCCCGTTCCCGCTGCCGATTACGAACCCAAACCCTTGGCGGAAGAAGTGCAGTTTATTTTGGACACCTTGGGCGAATATTTAAGCCGCGCCCCCACCGCAGCAGATGTGAAAAGCGTGTTTGCGGGCTTGCGCCCCTTGGTGAAACCTGCCGACAGCGGACAAAGCAGTAAGGAAGTATCACGCAGCCATCAGGTAGAAATCAGCGCATCGGGATTGGTGAATATTTTTGGCGGAAAATGGACGACTTACCGTCAAATGGCGCAAGACGGTATCGATAAAGCCATCGCCCACGGTCTGCTGCCTGCCGCTGCTTGTCGCACCGAAAACCTGCCCCTGCACGGCGCAGCGGGCGCAAAAGAATCGTTCGGGCAATCGCGTCTGTCGGTTTACGGTGGCGAAGCCGAACAGATTACCGCTTTAGAACAAAGCGATGCACAACTGGCGCAAACCCTGCACCCCGCCCACCCCTACACCTATGCACAAGTGCAATGGGCATTAGAACACGAAGCCGCGCACAGCTTGGAAGACGTTTTGGCACGCCGCATCCGTCTGCTGTTTTTAGACGCGGCTGCCGCCGCCGAATGCGCCCCCGCCGTTGCCCGCTTTATCGGCGAACGTTTGGGCTGGGACGAAGCCAAAGTTCACAGCGAAACCGAGCAGTTCCGCGCATTAGCCCAACAGTATTTACTTTAA
- the ung gene encoding uracil-DNA glycosylase — protein MQTWQQAIGAEKAQPYFQQILQRVRAERESGQTVYPPAADVFNAFRHTEFADVKVVILGQDPYHNVNQAHGLAFSVQKGVVVPPSLLNIYKELSEDIAGFTAPAHGCLTSWAQQGVLLLNTVLTVRAHQANSHADYGWETFTDRVIAQLDAHREHLVFMLWGGHAQRKAAFVDTQRHLVLKAPHPSPLSAYRGFFGCRHFSQANAYLQQHGLTPINWQN, from the coding sequence ATGCAAACTTGGCAGCAAGCCATCGGCGCGGAAAAAGCGCAACCTTATTTCCAACAGATTTTGCAGCGCGTACGCGCCGAACGCGAAAGCGGACAAACCGTTTATCCGCCTGCCGCCGATGTGTTTAACGCTTTCCGCCACACCGAATTTGCCGATGTTAAAGTGGTGATTTTGGGGCAAGACCCTTATCACAATGTCAATCAGGCGCACGGTTTGGCGTTTTCGGTACAAAAAGGCGTGGTGGTGCCGCCGTCTTTATTAAATATTTACAAAGAACTTTCTGAAGATATTGCAGGCTTTACCGCGCCCGCGCACGGTTGCCTGACTTCGTGGGCGCAACAGGGCGTACTGCTGCTCAACACCGTGTTGACCGTCCGCGCCCACCAAGCCAATTCCCACGCCGATTACGGTTGGGAAACCTTTACCGACCGCGTCATTGCCCAATTGGACGCACACCGCGAGCATTTGGTTTTTATGCTGTGGGGCGGACACGCACAACGCAAAGCCGCATTTGTGGATACGCAACGCCATTTGGTGTTAAAAGCGCCTCACCCTTCGCCCCTGTCTGCCTACCGAGGCTTTTTCGGCTGCCGTCATTTTTCGCAGGCAAATGCCTATCTGCAACAACACGGTTTAACGCCCATTAATTGGCAGAATTAG